In the Halorubrum ruber genome, TGGAGGTGTCTCCCGTCGCTCCGTCAGCAATCAGTTATAAACAAACGGCTGAGGCCTTCGCGACCGTCGTCGCCGACCCGAACTCAATCCACTCTTATCGCGTCGCGGACTTCCACTCCCGCAGGCCCAACCGCTCGCCGTTCAGGTCCTCGGCGGGCGCCTCGGTGGCGGCCCAGACGAAAAGCGGCGCGACGCTCTCGGGGTCGCGGGCGCGTTCCTTCCCAGTGAGGTCCGTCGCGACGAGACCGGGGTCGACGACGCCGACCGTCGCGTCGAGGTCCGCGGCGAAGCCGCGCGCGACCGCCTCGGCGGCCGCCTTCGACACCGCGTACGCGCCCATCCCGGGCTTCGACTCGGCCGCGACCGCGCCCGACGGGACGATGACCCGCGCGTCGTCGGCGAGGTGGGGGACAGCCTCGGTGATCGTCGCGAACACGCCGCGCGCGTTCGTCCGCATCGTGTCGTCGTAGTCGGCGTACGAGAGCTCGTCCGCCGGACTCTCGCCCGGCGCGCCGTGGAACACGCCGGCGTTCGCGAAGACGACGTCGACCGGGCCGGCCTCGCGGGCGACGCGCTCGAAGAAGCGTTCGAGGTCGAACTCGTCGCGCACGTCGACGCGGTCGCCCCAGGCGGTGCCGCGCTCGGCGCCCGCGTCGCCCGCCGGGTCGCCGTCGCCCCCGTCTCCGTCCTCGCCGTCGCCGCCCGAGTCCTCGCCCTCGCCGCCCGAGTCCTCGCCCTCGCCGTTCAGCGCCGCGACGGTGCGATCGACGGCCGCGCCGTCGCGTCCGGAGACGGCGACGAACGCCCCCTCGTCGACGAACGCCTCGGCGACGGCTCTCCCGATCCCGCTCGTTGCGCCGGTGATCGCGACCGTCAGGTCCATGTGAAACCGGGTACGCGCGTCGGCGACTTAGAGGTATCCACTCGCGCCGGGACCGGCGGAGCGGGTCTCCCGCCTCGCCCGGCGTCCCGGACACGTTCGGGACGTTTCCGCGGCGCGTCTGACCGGATTTATACCGTCGCCGCTCCTACGATCGCGTATGGACGTGGTCCCGGACATCGACGGCGTCGCCGGCGAGTCCGTCGTCGTGATCGGCGGCGGATTCGGCGGCCTCTCGACGGCCTGTTACCTCGCGGACGCCGGCGCGGACGTCACCCTATTAGAGAAGAACGAGCAGCTCGGCGGCCGCGCCAGCCGGCTCGAAGTCGACGGCTTCAGCTTCGACATGGGGCCGTCGTGGTACCTGATGCCGGACGTCTTCGAGCGGTTCTTCGGCCACTTCGGCCGCGAGCCGTCGGAGTTCTACGATCTTGAGCGGCTCGACCCGCACTACCGCGTGTTCTGGAAGGACGGCGATCAGGTCGACGTGCTGCCGGACCGCGAGAAGAACAAGGAGATATTCGAGTCGTACGAGCCCGGGGCCGGCGAGGCGTTCGACGCGTACTTGGAGGAGTCGAAGCGCACCTACGAGATCGGGATGGAACACTTCGTGTACGAGGACCGCCCGCGGCTGCGCGACTACGTGGACAAAGACGTGCTCCGCTACTCGTGGGGGCTCTCGCTTTTAGGCAAGATGCAGGGGCACGTCGAGGACTACTTCGACCACCCGAAGCTCCAGCAGCTGATGCAGTACACGCTCGTGTTCCTCGGCGGCTCGCCCACGAACACGCCGGCGCTGTACAACCTGATGAGCCACGTCGACTACAACATGGGCGTCTACTACCCCGACGGCGGGATCGGCGCCGTCGTCGACGGGATCGTCGAGCTCGCCGAGGAGCTCGGCGTGGAGTTCGTCACCGACGCGGAGGTGACGGGCATCGAGGGGCGGTACGGCGCCTTCGCGGTCGACACCGAGAACGGCGAGCGCTACCTCGCGGACCGCGTCGTCTCCGACGCCGACTACGCGCACACCGAACAGGAGCTGCTGCCCGAGCACAAGCGCCAGTACACGGAGGAGTACTGGGAGTCGCGGACGTACGCCCCCTCCGCGTTCCTGCTGTACTTGGGCGTCGAGGGCGACGTGCCGAACCTCGAACACCACACGCTCGTCCTCCCGACGGACTGGGACGGGCACTTCGCGCAGATCTTCGACGACCCAGAGTGGCCCGACGACCCCGCGTACTACCTCTGCGTACCCTCGAAGACCGACGACAGCGTGGCGCCCGAGGGGCACAGCAACCTCTTCGCGCTCGTTCCGATCGCGCCCGGCCTTGCGGACACCCCGGAGATCCGCAACCGCTACCGCGACCTCGTCATCGACGACATCGCCGAGAACACCGGCACCGACCTCCGCGGCCGGATCGTCGTCGAGGAGACGTTCTCGGTCGACGACTTCGCGGACCGGTACAACAGCTACGCGGGCAGCGCGCTCGGGTTGGCGCACACGCTCACCCAGACCTCGCTGCTTCGCCCGCCGCACGTCTCTGACGCGGTCGACGGGCTCTACTTCACGGGCTCGACGACGACGCCCGGCATCGGCGTCCCGATGTGTCTCATCAGCGGGGGGCTGACTGCGGAAGCGATGGCCGACGACGACGTGTGAGTCCAGCCGTGAGCGACCAGAACCGATCCGCGACCGACGGCGACGAGCGCTCCCGACCCACCGAGGACGAGCAGCCCCGCTCCGCCGGGAGCGGGAGCGAGGGGCTCCGGTACCTGCTGGTGTTGTCGCGGCCGCGCTTCTGGCTCTACCTCGCCGGCCCGGTCGCCGTCGGCGTCACCTACGGAATCGACGCCGTGAGCGGACTGTTCACGCCCGTCACCGTCGCGCTCGCGCTCTACTTCCTCGTCCCCGCGAACGTGTTCCTCTACGGCGTCAACGACGTGTTCGACGCCGACATCGACGAGCTGAACCCCAAGAAGGAGGGCCGCGAGGCGCGCTGGCGGGGGAGCCGTCCCGTCGTCGCCGCGGTCGTCGCGTCGGGCCTCCTCGGGCTCGCGACGCTCGCGATCACGCCGCGGGTCGCGTGGCCGTACCTGCTCGGCTTCCTCGTCCTCGCGGTCGGCTACAGCGCGCCGCCCGCCCGGTTCAAGACGACGCCGTTCCTCGACTCGCTGTCGAACGGGCTGTACGCGCTCCCCGGCGCGGCGGCGTACGCGACCGTCGCGGGGACGCACCCGCCGCTCGCGGCGCTCGCCGGCGCGTGGCTCTGGACGATGGGGATGCACACGTTCTCCGCGATCCCGGACATCGAGCCGGACCGCGCGGCGGGGATCGACACGACCGCGACCGTCCTCGGCGAGGGGCGTACCTACGCCTACTGCTTCGCGGCGTGGACCGCCGCGGCCGCCGGGTTCTGGCTCGTCGACTTCCGGCTCGGACTCCTGCTCGGCGTCTACCCGATCTTCGTCGCGTGGGTCGCGCGCTCGTCGGTCTCGGTCGACCGCGCGTACTGGTGGTTCCCGGCGTTAAACACCGTCGTCGGCACGCTGCTGTCGATGGGCGGCCTCTGGCGGGTGTACCCGCTCTGGGAGGCGCTGCCGTGACCGACGGCGACGGCGGGGGGTCGGCCGAGGGCGGCTCGGCAGGGGACGGGGCGACCGGAAGCGCCTCCACCGCGACGACCGCCTCCGGGCTCGACGCGCTCCGCGAGCGCGCGCCCGACACGCGCCGCGAAGCGGAGGCGCTGCTCGACCGACTCGTCCGCGAGAACCGCTTCACCATCGCGGTCGTCTTCCCGCTCGTGGGGGCGATCGCGCTCGTCGGCAGCGCCGAGGGGTGGATTCCCGAGCCGTTCGCGTTCCACCCGTGGTTCGTGCTGTTCGGCGTTATCGTGATGCGCTCGCCGCTCGTCGTCGGCGTGCTGCCGACGATAGACCGCCGAGCGCTCGGTTGGATCGGCGTGTTGACCGCGTACACGTACCTCATCGAGGGGGTCGGGGTCGCGACCGGGTGGCCGTACGGGGAGTTCGCGTACACCGTCGACCTCGGGCCGATGCTCGGGGGCGTGCCTGTCGCGCTGCCGGTCTTCTTCATCCCGCTCGTGATGAACGCCTACCTGCTCTGCCTGCTGCTGCTCGGCCCGCGCGCCGACAGCGTGTGGGTGCGGCTGGCGACGGTGATCCCGGTCGTCGTCGCGATGGACGTCGTCTTGGACCCCGGCGCCGTCTCGCTCGGCTTCTGGGACTTCGGCGGCGGCGCGTTCTACGGGGTGCCGCTCTCGAACTACGCCGGCTGGGTGCTGTCCGCGATCGTCGCGGTGGTCACGCTCGATCGCGCCTTCGCGGCGGCGGGGATCCGCGAGCGGCTCCGGGACTGCGAGTTCATGCTCGACGACATGGTGAGCTTCGTGATCCTCTGGGGCGGGATCAACGTCTGGTTCGGGAACCTCCTGCCCGCGGCGGTCGCGGCCGCGTTCGGCGTCGGGCTCGTCCGCGCCGACCGGTTCGACACGCGGCTGTTCACCGAGTGGCGGCGGTCGTAGGCTCCCGCCCGACTCGGCTGCGCTTATATACCGGGATCGCGTTTGCTCGCTCGTGACCGACGGCGGCAATCGCAGCGGACGACCCCCGGAGGACAGACAGCGATGAGCGACCTCGCCATCGACTACGGCGACCACGAGCGGGTGCGCGAGGTCGTCGACCGACTGACCTACTGCGCCGAGCACGTCGGCGTCTCCTTCGGTGGGTGGGAGGAACCGCACGTCAAGGGGCCGGGGCTGTACTTCGCGGTCGTCGCTGACCGCGACTACGGCGCGTACGCTGACCCGATGGGCGACAAGCGCTGGCCCCGAGCTGACTGCGCGTCGGTCTTCGACGAGGACGCCTTCATTGACGCCGCCGAGTCGGTGAGCGTCGAGCAGGACGGCGGGATCGTCGTCGCGGTCGACGGCGAGATCGAAGAGCAGATGGTCAGGTTCCGCGACCTCGGCACCCGCGACGAGGAGGCCGACCTCGTGGACGACGTGAGCTACGAGCCGTGGATGGGGTCGCGACACATGAGCGCGATCGAGACCTCCGTCCGCCCCGAGGTCGTCGCGACGGTGACGCTGAGCGAGGAGACCGGCCGCGTCAGCGTCTTCCGCGACGGCGAGGCGAACAGCATGCGCCGCGAGGAGATCGGCGGCCGCTGGCGCGGCGAGTAGCGCTCCCCGCCTCCGGCACCGACTCCGCGCGCGGCGGGAAGCGCTCCCGCCTCCCGACACCGAGGCCCCACCGTTAAGCCTCGGCCGCGCGAACGCCGAGACATGTACGACGAGATCCTGGTGCCGACCGACGGGAGCGAGGCCGTCGACCGCGCGCTCGACCACGCGATCCGGCTCGCGACGGACCACGACGCGACGCTCCACGCGCTGTACGTCGTCGACCAGCGGGTGACGACCGCCAACTCGGGCGACCTCCACGACGAGGTCGTCGAGGACCTCGAATCGCAGGGCGATGCCGCGGTCGACGCGGTCGCCGACGCGGCGAGCGAGGCCGGCCTCGACGTCGAGACCCACGTCGCGCACGGGACGCCGGACACGGAGATCGTCGAGTACGCCGAGGAGTTCGGCATCGACGTGATCGTGATGAGCCCGGAGGGGAAGTCGCCGCGCGAGCGGATTCGGTCGCTCGGCAGCGTCTCCGACCGCGTCGCCGACGACTCGTCGGTGCCGGTGTTCCTCATCAAGTGACGCCCGTCCGCGACTGAAGCCGCGGGGTTCAGGTGGATCCGGACGCGACCCGTCCGCATGGAACTCACCGTGCTCGGGTCCGGCAGCGCGATGCCGGTCCCCGACCGCGCGCAGGCCGGCTACCTCCTCGACGACGGCGACCGGTCGCTGCTCGTCGACTGCGGCAGCGGCGTCCTCCAGCGGCTCGCCGGGACGGACACCAGCTACGAGGGCGTCTCGACGGTCCTCCTCACGCACCACCACCTCGACCACGTCGCGGACCTTCTTCCCCTCATCAAGGCCCGCTGGCTCGCCGGCGAGGAACACCTCGAAGTGGTCGGCCCCGCGGGCACGAAGTCGCTCGTCGACGGCCTGCTCGACGTTCACGACTACCTCGACGGGCGGATC is a window encoding:
- a CDS encoding SDR family oxidoreductase; protein product: MDLTVAITGATSGIGRAVAEAFVDEGAFVAVSGRDGAAVDRTVAALNGEGEDSGGEGEDSGGDGEDGDGGDGDPAGDAGAERGTAWGDRVDVRDEFDLERFFERVAREAGPVDVVFANAGVFHGAPGESPADELSYADYDDTMRTNARGVFATITEAVPHLADDARVIVPSGAVAAESKPGMGAYAVSKAAAEAVARGFAADLDATVGVVDPGLVATDLTGKERARDPESVAPLFVWAATEAPAEDLNGERLGLREWKSATR
- a CDS encoding phytoene desaturase family protein, with amino-acid sequence MDVVPDIDGVAGESVVVIGGGFGGLSTACYLADAGADVTLLEKNEQLGGRASRLEVDGFSFDMGPSWYLMPDVFERFFGHFGREPSEFYDLERLDPHYRVFWKDGDQVDVLPDREKNKEIFESYEPGAGEAFDAYLEESKRTYEIGMEHFVYEDRPRLRDYVDKDVLRYSWGLSLLGKMQGHVEDYFDHPKLQQLMQYTLVFLGGSPTNTPALYNLMSHVDYNMGVYYPDGGIGAVVDGIVELAEELGVEFVTDAEVTGIEGRYGAFAVDTENGERYLADRVVSDADYAHTEQELLPEHKRQYTEEYWESRTYAPSAFLLYLGVEGDVPNLEHHTLVLPTDWDGHFAQIFDDPEWPDDPAYYLCVPSKTDDSVAPEGHSNLFALVPIAPGLADTPEIRNRYRDLVIDDIAENTGTDLRGRIVVEETFSVDDFADRYNSYAGSALGLAHTLTQTSLLRPPHVSDAVDGLYFTGSTTTPGIGVPMCLISGGLTAEAMADDDV
- a CDS encoding prenyltransferase; the protein is MSPAVSDQNRSATDGDERSRPTEDEQPRSAGSGSEGLRYLLVLSRPRFWLYLAGPVAVGVTYGIDAVSGLFTPVTVALALYFLVPANVFLYGVNDVFDADIDELNPKKEGREARWRGSRPVVAAVVASGLLGLATLAITPRVAWPYLLGFLVLAVGYSAPPARFKTTPFLDSLSNGLYALPGAAAYATVAGTHPPLAALAGAWLWTMGMHTFSAIPDIEPDRAAGIDTTATVLGEGRTYAYCFAAWTAAAAGFWLVDFRLGLLLGVYPIFVAWVARSSVSVDRAYWWFPALNTVVGTLLSMGGLWRVYPLWEALP
- the cruF gene encoding bisanhydrobacterioruberin hydratase → MTDGDGGGSAEGGSAGDGATGSASTATTASGLDALRERAPDTRREAEALLDRLVRENRFTIAVVFPLVGAIALVGSAEGWIPEPFAFHPWFVLFGVIVMRSPLVVGVLPTIDRRALGWIGVLTAYTYLIEGVGVATGWPYGEFAYTVDLGPMLGGVPVALPVFFIPLVMNAYLLCLLLLGPRADSVWVRLATVIPVVVAMDVVLDPGAVSLGFWDFGGGAFYGVPLSNYAGWVLSAIVAVVTLDRAFAAAGIRERLRDCEFMLDDMVSFVILWGGINVWFGNLLPAAVAAAFGVGLVRADRFDTRLFTEWRRS
- a CDS encoding diadenylate cyclase; the encoded protein is MSDLAIDYGDHERVREVVDRLTYCAEHVGVSFGGWEEPHVKGPGLYFAVVADRDYGAYADPMGDKRWPRADCASVFDEDAFIDAAESVSVEQDGGIVVAVDGEIEEQMVRFRDLGTRDEEADLVDDVSYEPWMGSRHMSAIETSVRPEVVATVTLSEETGRVSVFRDGEANSMRREEIGGRWRGE
- a CDS encoding universal stress protein, which codes for MYDEILVPTDGSEAVDRALDHAIRLATDHDATLHALYVVDQRVTTANSGDLHDEVVEDLESQGDAAVDAVADAASEAGLDVETHVAHGTPDTEIVEYAEEFGIDVIVMSPEGKSPRERIRSLGSVSDRVADDSSVPVFLIK